A window of Microcystis aeruginosa FD4 contains these coding sequences:
- a CDS encoding permease, which yields MVPTSDQANDFIQKNARSSGVTNAIINGVIGWFMFRGKDTLPLTVDTISGHEKTVFSTGVMTAFILSLILGMIAFFTFRQKAKDFHIASPELLERPFFFFGVRTVLFYALFVFGTVALAALFLQKFLGTILVTPVVGAIILGIIAGIASWFINAAVMKAIGRPE from the coding sequence ATGGTTCCAACTTCAGATCAAGCCAATGATTTCATTCAAAAAAATGCCCGGAGCAGTGGTGTCACCAACGCTATCATCAATGGTGTGATTGGCTGGTTTATGTTTCGAGGAAAAGATACTCTACCGCTTACTGTGGATACCATATCAGGGCATGAAAAAACGGTCTTCTCCACGGGAGTGATGACCGCTTTTATACTTTCCCTCATCTTAGGGATGATTGCCTTTTTTACCTTCCGCCAAAAAGCCAAAGATTTCCACATCGCATCCCCAGAACTTTTAGAGCGCCCTTTCTTCTTTTTTGGGGTCAGGACAGTCCTGTTTTATGCTCTGTTTGTCTTTGGTACAGTGGCCTTGGCTGCTCTATTCTTGCAAAAGTTTTTGGGGACGATTCTGGTAACACCTGTTGTCGGCGCAATTATCTTAGGGATTATCGCCGGGATAGCCTCTTGGTTTATTAATGCGGCGGTGATGAAAGCCATCGGGCGGCCTGAGTAG
- a CDS encoding DUF2252 domain-containing protein yields MNHQIETPIRSPSQARFRSREERIQIGKSLRERLPRSGHAIWQPPAAGREPIEIIEASNRGRLQELIPIRYGRMLRSPFTFLRGSASLMAYDLATTPKTDLIVQACGDCHLLNFGFFATPERNLVFDINDFDETLPAPWEWDLKRLVVSFVIAGRDSDLSDQESKAAAIDCARSYREHLREYSRLSPLEVWYTRIGAEQAIEMAPDEKTRKIREQMMAKARERIIEHLYPKIVTQTGGRNRFVDQPPILYHVNEPDWETLVREGLEDYRQSLPEERRVLFDRYQLEDFALKVVGIGSVGTRCYIALFFSEDNHPLILQVKEACPSVLEPYTAKSQYENQGQRVVTGQRLMQSSSDIFLGWTQGRRGKDFYLRQLRDMKFSLPIEGVSAVQLQRYAEFCGWTLARAHAKSGDAATISGYLGKGDQFDLAMGEFAIAYAEQTERDHAALVDAVKTGRVEALVEEDL; encoded by the coding sequence ATGAACCACCAAATAGAAACCCCGATCCGCTCACCTTCTCAAGCTCGATTCCGTTCGCGGGAGGAGCGCATCCAGATCGGTAAATCCCTGCGGGAGCGATTGCCGCGTTCTGGCCACGCTATCTGGCAACCCCCCGCAGCTGGTCGAGAGCCGATCGAGATCATCGAAGCATCAAATCGAGGGCGATTACAGGAATTGATTCCTATCCGCTACGGACGAATGTTGCGGAGTCCCTTTACCTTCCTGCGCGGTTCCGCTTCTTTGATGGCCTACGATCTGGCCACCACTCCCAAAACTGACCTGATCGTGCAGGCCTGCGGGGATTGCCACCTGTTGAACTTCGGATTTTTTGCCACCCCCGAACGCAATTTAGTCTTCGATATTAACGATTTCGACGAAACGCTGCCCGCACCTTGGGAATGGGATCTCAAGCGTCTCGTGGTCAGCTTTGTCATTGCCGGCAGGGATAGCGATCTATCCGATCAAGAATCGAAGGCGGCGGCGATCGATTGCGCTCGTTCCTATCGAGAACACCTGCGGGAATATTCTCGCCTCAGTCCCTTAGAGGTATGGTACACGCGCATAGGAGCAGAACAGGCGATCGAGATGGCTCCCGACGAAAAGACGCGGAAGATACGGGAACAGATGATGGCAAAAGCCCGCGAGCGCATCATCGAACATCTTTACCCCAAGATCGTCACTCAAACCGGGGGACGCAATCGCTTTGTCGATCAGCCGCCCATTCTCTACCATGTCAACGAACCGGATTGGGAGACTCTCGTGCGCGAGGGTCTGGAAGACTATCGCCAATCCCTGCCGGAGGAACGCCGGGTCCTCTTTGATCGCTACCAGTTAGAGGACTTTGCCCTGAAAGTGGTAGGCATTGGCAGTGTCGGCACTAGATGTTATATCGCCCTATTTTTCTCGGAAGACAACCATCCCCTCATCCTACAAGTTAAGGAAGCCTGCCCTTCGGTTCTTGAACCCTATACCGCCAAGAGCCAGTACGAAAATCAGGGACAACGGGTGGTTACAGGCCAGAGATTGATGCAATCCTCTAGCGACATATTTTTAGGCTGGACCCAGGGAAGACGGGGGAAAGACTTCTATTTACGGCAACTGCGGGATATGAAGTTTTCCCTACCCATTGAGGGAGTGTCGGCTGTCCAACTGCAACGCTACGCCGAGTTCTGTGGCTGGACCTTAGCCCGCGCCCACGCTAAATCTGGAGACGCGGCCACCATTAGCGGTTATTTGGGGAAAGGAGATCAGTTCGATCTAGCGATGGGCGAATTTGCGATCGCTTATGCCGAGCAGACAGAACGAGATCACGCCGCTTTGGTGGATGCGGTTAAAACAGGACGGGTCGAGGCTTTGGTAGAAGAAGATTTATAG
- a CDS encoding solute carrier family 26 protein: protein MATRLNFSRERFSLPGLKRLRSYRSAWLQGDVIAGITVAAYLIPQCLAYAELARVQPIAGLWAILPPMLMYALLGSSPQLSVGPESTTAVMTAAAIMPLVAGDSSNYASLCSLLALLVGSVCCVAAFAQLGFLADLLSKPILVGYMAGVAVIMIVGQLGKISGMSLKAESLFGQIGEFSRHLSEIHPPTLILAAAVLIFLLVVQRRFPNAPGPLLAVLLATSAVYLFQLNERGIAVIGEIPAGLPSLKVPRGFSSQQFVYLLSSAIGIALVGYSDNVLTARAFGAKNDYRINGNQELLALGAVNIGNGIMQGFPVSSSGSRTAIGDSLGSRSQLFSLVAFLIVILVLLFLRPLLSLFPKAALGAIVIYAALRLIEISEFNRLRCFKTSEFRLALVTMFGVLATDILVGVGVAVGLSVVDLFTRLMRPHDAVLGEVPNLAGLHDIEDWKGATTIPGLVLYRYDAPLCFANAENFRKRAIAAIEAEKTPVEWFVLNAEAILDIDITAVDMLKELHRELIGRGITFAMARVKQDLYQQLKKGDLSETISTERIYATLEEAIEAFHYRNSPPSSPSQD from the coding sequence ATGGCGACTCGATTAAATTTTTCTAGGGAGCGGTTTTCCCTACCCGGGTTAAAGCGTCTGCGATCCTATCGCTCGGCTTGGTTACAGGGAGATGTGATCGCGGGGATCACCGTGGCGGCCTATCTCATTCCCCAATGTCTGGCCTACGCGGAACTGGCCAGAGTACAACCGATCGCCGGATTATGGGCGATCCTACCGCCTATGCTTATGTATGCGCTGCTCGGTTCCTCACCACAACTCTCCGTCGGGCCAGAATCGACGACGGCAGTGATGACCGCCGCCGCCATCATGCCCCTCGTCGCCGGGGATAGTAGCAACTACGCCAGTCTGTGCAGTCTATTGGCCCTACTCGTGGGGAGCGTCTGCTGCGTCGCCGCTTTCGCCCAGTTGGGGTTTCTCGCCGATCTCCTCTCCAAACCGATTCTCGTCGGCTACATGGCCGGAGTAGCGGTGATCATGATCGTCGGTCAGTTGGGAAAAATTAGCGGGATGTCACTAAAAGCGGAATCGCTTTTCGGACAGATCGGGGAATTTTCCCGACATTTATCGGAGATTCACCCACCAACTCTGATTCTCGCCGCCGCTGTTCTAATTTTCCTGCTAGTGGTACAACGTCGCTTTCCCAATGCCCCCGGCCCTTTACTCGCGGTTCTACTGGCGACATCGGCAGTATATTTGTTCCAGCTGAACGAGCGAGGCATCGCCGTGATCGGGGAAATTCCCGCAGGTTTACCGAGTTTGAAAGTACCGAGGGGTTTTTCTTCCCAGCAGTTCGTCTATTTACTCTCCTCGGCCATCGGTATCGCCCTCGTCGGCTATTCCGATAACGTCTTGACCGCGCGCGCGTTCGGGGCGAAAAACGACTATCGCATCAATGGCAATCAGGAATTACTTGCGCTGGGAGCGGTGAATATTGGCAACGGGATAATGCAAGGCTTTCCCGTCAGCAGTAGCGGCAGTCGCACGGCGATCGGCGATTCTCTGGGCAGTCGATCGCAACTGTTTTCCCTCGTGGCTTTTCTGATCGTGATTTTGGTACTCTTGTTCTTACGTCCGCTGCTATCCCTGTTTCCGAAAGCGGCCCTGGGGGCGATCGTGATTTACGCCGCGCTCCGTCTGATCGAGATATCGGAGTTCAACCGTCTGCGTTGTTTCAAAACCAGTGAGTTCCGATTGGCACTCGTCACCATGTTCGGTGTCCTGGCCACCGATATCCTCGTCGGGGTAGGGGTTGCCGTGGGGTTATCGGTGGTGGATCTGTTCACGCGGCTGATGCGACCACACGATGCGGTTTTGGGGGAAGTGCCGAATCTCGCAGGTCTGCACGATATCGAGGATTGGAAGGGTGCGACGACGATCCCCGGATTGGTTCTCTACCGTTACGACGCGCCCCTCTGTTTCGCCAATGCCGAGAATTTTCGGAAAAGGGCAATAGCGGCGATCGAGGCGGAGAAAACCCCCGTCGAGTGGTTCGTTCTCAACGCCGAAGCGATTCTAGATATCGATATTACGGCGGTCGATATGTTGAAAGAATTACATCGAGAATTAATCGGCCGTGGTATTACTTTCGCTATGGCGCGGGTGAAGCAAGATTTATATCAGCAATTAAAAAAAGGAGACCTATCCGAGACGATCTCGACCGAACGTATTTATGCAACCCTAGAGGAAGCGATCGAGGCGTTTCATTATCGTAACTCACCCCCATCATCCCCTTCTCAAGATTGA
- a CDS encoding efflux RND transporter permease subunit: MVLSISSLFIKRPVLATVCSLLIVLAGAIAFPLLPVAKLPQLAPTQVKVTATYIGADARTTEDTVTTILEREINGVENMKYISSNTSNDGVANITVAFPTNIDRNQAQVNVQNRVGLAEPRLPDGVKQTGVKVDKASPNILLAYAFFSEKDPSGKAIYDPIFISNYIDLNITDEIKRLFGVGSITMFGERKYAMRFWLDPDKLAARNLTAGDVVRAIEEQNLQVGAGRIGQEPTLPDQQFEIPLRSSGRFRTVEEAGELVVKVGDNGALITLADVGRVELGAENYDTAAFYNGEPAIGLAVYQLPGTNALATGEAIKKAIARLQASFPPGLKVEVAFDTTTFVNVAIADVKDNTMEAILYAIITIMIFLQNWRLAMIPAIAMPVAMIGAMAAVLGFGLELNLLTLFGIILAIGTVTDDAVVIVEAVQVKMATGMKPLQASLDAMNELGGAVIASALTQLAVFIPVAFFPGTTGIVYRQFAVTLAAAIVFSTFNAITLSPTLASLILRPPNATPDPIDRIFRFLFGWFFDLFNRIFGWIERRYGQFIEALTRIKPMIMIIFAAGLVATVFMYQVVPSGFIPEEDQGYFFVLGNSPSNTSLNYSRQQVADVGRVLEEMPEMQAFLGIAGNSFEGNNYNKYLFFARLKPWEERPGQDQSVFALLKTLNAKLRSEITGSKAVAINAPAVDGLSATGGLEFQLQNRAGLPMETMIEVTQKYMAAASQRPELQGVFTQFTFYTDQSEISLDRKKINALNIDVAEVLRTLQTYIGSNYVNDFVFANRQYRVYAQVNPQFRSNLADLEGFYVKSRDGALVQLSSVVTVQSLNYPPTLTHYNVYPSIKIQAAPAPGYSSGQAIKVMEAVAKETLPPSFGYEWTGSALEELSAGNATILIFGLGFVLVFLVLAAQYESYIDPTIIMLTVPLSTLGALCAIWFRANILQAGSFWPIISNDIYAQVGLLMLIGMASKNAILIVETANQNREMGLDFTEAAVEAAKSRFRPIMMTSLSGIVGYIPLMTAAGAGALSRWSIGTVSFGGYLVATLLSLAIAPILYIVIKTLEDKFLGLDVSKNKLEKPG, from the coding sequence ATGGTACTCAGTATATCGAGCCTCTTTATCAAACGTCCCGTTTTAGCGACGGTTTGTTCTCTGTTAATCGTCTTAGCTGGAGCGATCGCTTTTCCTTTGCTGCCCGTCGCCAAATTACCGCAACTAGCCCCCACCCAGGTGAAAGTAACCGCCACCTATATCGGTGCCGATGCCCGCACCACCGAAGATACGGTAACGACCATCTTGGAGCGGGAAATTAACGGCGTGGAGAATATGAAATACATTAGCTCTAATACGAGTAATGATGGGGTTGCTAATATCACGGTGGCCTTTCCCACGAATATAGACCGTAATCAGGCGCAGGTCAATGTCCAAAACCGAGTCGGTCTGGCCGAACCCCGATTACCAGATGGGGTCAAACAAACGGGGGTTAAAGTTGATAAAGCCTCGCCGAATATTCTGCTCGCCTACGCTTTTTTCTCGGAGAAAGACCCGTCAGGAAAGGCAATTTACGATCCGATTTTTATTAGTAATTATATCGATCTCAATATCACCGATGAAATTAAACGGCTGTTCGGGGTCGGGTCAATTACCATGTTCGGGGAAAGAAAATATGCTATGCGGTTTTGGCTCGATCCCGATAAATTAGCAGCTCGCAATCTCACCGCCGGCGATGTGGTACGGGCGATCGAAGAGCAGAATTTACAGGTAGGTGCGGGACGTATTGGTCAGGAACCCACCCTTCCCGATCAACAGTTCGAGATTCCCCTGCGGAGTTCGGGACGCTTTCGCACAGTAGAGGAGGCAGGGGAACTGGTGGTTAAGGTGGGAGATAATGGTGCCTTAATCACCTTGGCGGACGTGGGACGGGTGGAATTGGGGGCAGAAAATTACGATACCGCCGCATTCTACAACGGTGAACCAGCGATCGGTTTGGCGGTGTACCAACTACCCGGAACTAATGCCCTGGCCACGGGAGAGGCGATTAAAAAGGCGATCGCTCGCCTACAGGCAAGTTTTCCGCCGGGGCTAAAGGTCGAGGTCGCTTTTGATACGACTACCTTTGTCAATGTAGCGATCGCTGATGTCAAGGATAACACCATGGAGGCCATCCTGTACGCCATCATCACGATCATGATTTTCCTGCAAAACTGGCGGTTAGCGATGATTCCAGCGATCGCTATGCCCGTAGCCATGATCGGTGCGATGGCGGCGGTGTTAGGTTTTGGCTTGGAATTAAATCTTTTGACTCTGTTCGGCATAATTCTAGCGATCGGCACCGTTACCGATGATGCGGTGGTAATCGTCGAAGCGGTACAGGTGAAAATGGCCACGGGAATGAAACCGCTGCAAGCTTCCCTCGATGCCATGAACGAGTTAGGCGGGGCGGTGATTGCCTCGGCCTTGACCCAACTGGCTGTTTTTATTCCGGTCGCTTTCTTTCCGGGGACGACGGGTATCGTTTACCGTCAGTTTGCCGTTACTTTGGCAGCGGCGATCGTTTTCTCCACCTTTAACGCCATTACCCTCTCCCCGACGCTGGCATCCCTAATTCTCCGTCCCCCGAACGCTACCCCCGACCCGATCGATCGGATATTTCGCTTTCTGTTCGGTTGGTTTTTCGATCTTTTCAATCGCATTTTTGGCTGGATCGAGAGGCGTTACGGTCAATTTATCGAGGCTTTAACCCGGATCAAACCGATGATCATGATAATTTTCGCCGCGGGCTTGGTGGCGACGGTTTTTATGTACCAAGTCGTTCCCTCCGGTTTTATCCCGGAAGAAGATCAGGGCTACTTTTTTGTTCTAGGCAATTCCCCCTCGAATACCTCCCTGAACTACAGTCGTCAGCAAGTGGCCGATGTGGGTCGGGTACTGGAGGAGATGCCAGAAATGCAGGCCTTTCTCGGTATTGCGGGCAACAGTTTCGAGGGCAATAACTACAATAAATATCTTTTCTTTGCTCGTCTCAAACCCTGGGAGGAACGTCCCGGTCAGGATCAATCGGTTTTCGCTCTGCTAAAAACCCTGAACGCCAAACTCCGCAGCGAGATTACTGGCTCTAAAGCTGTGGCGATTAACGCTCCGGCGGTGGACGGGTTGAGTGCCACCGGTGGACTAGAATTTCAGCTACAAAATCGGGCGGGTTTACCGATGGAGACGATGATCGAAGTGACCCAGAAATATATGGCGGCGGCGAGCCAACGTCCCGAACTGCAAGGTGTGTTTACCCAGTTTACTTTCTACACCGATCAGTCGGAAATCTCGTTAGATAGAAAAAAAATTAATGCCCTGAATATCGATGTGGCCGAGGTGCTGAGAACTCTGCAAACCTATATCGGTTCTAACTACGTTAACGATTTTGTCTTTGCTAATCGTCAGTATCGCGTGTATGCCCAGGTTAATCCGCAGTTTCGCTCGAATCTCGCCGATCTTGAGGGCTTTTATGTGAAAAGCCGGGATGGTGCCTTGGTGCAGTTAAGTAGCGTGGTTACGGTGCAGAGTCTTAATTATCCCCCCACCCTCACCCACTATAACGTTTACCCCTCGATTAAAATTCAAGCGGCTCCAGCCCCGGGTTATAGTTCTGGTCAAGCGATTAAGGTGATGGAAGCGGTGGCCAAGGAGACTTTACCCCCTAGTTTCGGCTACGAGTGGACGGGAAGCGCTCTCGAAGAGCTATCTGCTGGCAATGCGACTATTCTCATTTTTGGCTTAGGTTTTGTTCTCGTTTTTCTGGTACTGGCCGCCCAGTACGAGAGTTATATCGACCCAACGATTATTATGCTCACGGTTCCTCTCTCTACTTTAGGGGCATTATGCGCCATCTGGTTCCGGGCAAATATCCTACAGGCAGGGAGTTTTTGGCCGATTATCAGTAACGATATCTACGCTCAAGTGGGGTTGTTAATGTTGATCGGTATGGCCTCTAAAAACGCGATCCTGATCGTGGAAACTGCCAATCAAAACCGCGAGATGGGTCTGGATTTTACCGAGGCGGCGGTAGAGGCGGCCAAGTCACGTTTCCGACCGATCATGATGACTTCTTTATCGGGAATTGTCGGTTATATACCTTTAATGACGGCGGCGGGAGCCGGTGCGCTCAGTCGTTGGTCGATCGGTACGGTAAGCTTCGGGGGCTATTTGGTTGCCACTCTCTTAAGTTTAGCGATCGCTCCTATTTTATACATCGTGATTAAAACCTTGGAAGATAAATTTCTCGGTTTGGATGTAAGCAAAAATAAACTGGAAAAACCCGGTTAA
- a CDS encoding helix-turn-helix domain-containing protein, producing the protein MNINLQPLIETISFHDIDELGSRMRAFRWDMVHRPIEVGTFEGELFVAQVGGIQFARPIYNRGIRSQGDSPPRTITVGIPLSTPQVFKWHGYSLSSNSALLQKSSRGIDMLRSGNFPLALVTIDNDSLFSLVEQTDRPRVASLITDSTLAIQPEPTVLRRFRSHLRYIFELFQRQPQTILQPAMQSLIREDFISLVLDVLDSHQNDPPLRPSIRHPYIKRAEEILLDNLDRPLSILDLCQELHISERTLRYGFQECFGLGPATYLKIQRLNGVRRQLKASAGRGITVSAIAIQWGFWHMGQFAKDYKKMFGECPSATLRDNSLTK; encoded by the coding sequence ATGAATATTAATTTACAGCCCCTGATCGAGACTATTTCCTTTCACGATATCGATGAACTAGGGTCGCGGATGAGAGCTTTTCGTTGGGACATGGTTCATCGACCGATCGAGGTGGGAACTTTCGAGGGGGAACTGTTCGTAGCTCAAGTCGGGGGCATACAATTCGCCCGACCGATTTACAATCGAGGAATTCGTTCTCAAGGGGATTCTCCTCCCAGGACAATCACCGTCGGCATACCCTTGTCCACACCCCAGGTGTTCAAGTGGCACGGGTATTCCTTATCGTCGAATTCCGCTCTCTTGCAGAAAAGTTCCAGGGGGATCGATATGCTTCGATCGGGAAACTTCCCCCTAGCACTGGTTACTATCGATAACGATTCTTTGTTTTCTCTGGTTGAACAAACCGATCGGCCCCGGGTAGCATCTTTAATTACCGATTCAACCCTTGCAATTCAACCAGAGCCGACTGTCCTGAGACGATTTCGCTCTCATTTAAGATATATTTTTGAGCTTTTCCAGAGACAACCCCAGACAATTCTACAGCCAGCCATGCAATCGCTGATCCGAGAGGATTTTATCTCTCTGGTTCTAGATGTACTCGATTCCCATCAAAACGATCCGCCGCTGCGCCCTTCAATACGACATCCCTACATTAAGCGAGCAGAGGAGATCTTACTGGACAATCTCGATCGCCCCCTCTCGATCCTCGATCTCTGCCAAGAACTTCACATCAGTGAACGTACCCTCCGTTACGGTTTTCAGGAATGTTTTGGCCTGGGACCTGCGACTTATCTCAAAATTCAACGTCTTAACGGGGTACGACGACAACTAAAAGCGTCTGCGGGTAGGGGAATCACCGTTAGTGCGATCGCCATACAGTGGGGATTCTGGCACATGGGTCAATTTGCCAAAGATTATAAGAAAATGTTCGGTGAGTGTCCGTCGGCAACTTTGCGAGATAATTCTTTAACAAAATAA
- a CDS encoding potassium channel family protein, with the protein MKFRQLIQATENKYNRLLANLLSLYIIYPFLVYLPLGDWLIFFFFSLILIIAVYQIDRSKLALRFNIGLFLIALLLRAFSTIIPIYSDFNRWFELSSTLIFLAFISLCVYSILLELIPAEQVTSDIIKGGICVYFLLGFFWAAAYNIIQIFDPDSFSSAAKTINQADILHFSFTTLATVGYGDIVPTSKIARVLANLEGMTGVLYPAVFIARLVSLHNGR; encoded by the coding sequence ATGAAATTCCGTCAATTGATACAGGCCACAGAAAATAAATACAATCGGCTGCTGGCAAATCTGCTCTCGCTCTACATTATTTACCCGTTTTTAGTATATCTACCCCTGGGAGATTGGCTGATTTTCTTTTTCTTCTCCCTCATTCTCATTATCGCCGTCTATCAGATCGATCGAAGTAAATTGGCTTTAAGATTTAATATCGGTCTGTTTTTGATTGCCCTCCTCCTGCGAGCATTCAGCACGATTATCCCTATTTATAGCGATTTCAACCGTTGGTTCGAGCTATCTAGTACATTAATTTTTCTAGCTTTTATTAGTTTATGTGTGTACTCGATTTTACTAGAATTAATTCCCGCCGAACAAGTCACGTCCGATATCATCAAAGGGGGAATTTGTGTCTATTTTCTCTTAGGATTTTTCTGGGCGGCCGCTTATAATATCATCCAGATTTTCGACCCCGATTCCTTTAGCTCTGCTGCTAAAACCATCAACCAGGCAGATATACTTCATTTCAGCTTTACTACCCTGGCTACGGTTGGCTACGGTGATATAGTTCCTACCAGTAAAATCGCTAGAGTTTTAGCCAATTTAGAAGGAATGACTGGAGTTCTCTATCCCGCCGTTTTTATCGCTCGTTTAGTCAGTTTACACAATGGTCGTTAA
- a CDS encoding DUF2092 domain-containing protein, with product MIMRRFMPILSLLLPWVAAAGVLAEIPTLSQEIRPKTAEQVIEQLCANLTKQRSFTVNMDVTYDDVLESGAKVQYSAYQNIWVEKPDRLRSDYTGDERVTRFFYDGKTFTLADLERDLYVTKPAPNTLDEALDQVEQRYGISIPMSNLAANDPCADLKADVRQIIFIGKDMVNREPMYHLLLIGSDRDYQIWVTQDATPLLRKAIITYKTLPGSPQYKAILSDWNFNPSITADTFTFQPGSESIGIELLPARDNQSQP from the coding sequence ATGATTATGCGTCGCTTTATGCCGATTCTTTCTTTACTTTTGCCTTGGGTCGCTGCCGCAGGAGTCTTGGCGGAAATACCGACTCTATCCCAGGAAATCCGCCCAAAAACGGCGGAACAGGTGATCGAGCAGCTCTGTGCTAATTTAACCAAACAGCGCTCGTTCACCGTCAATATGGATGTCACCTATGACGATGTACTCGAATCCGGGGCGAAAGTTCAGTACAGTGCCTATCAAAACATCTGGGTAGAGAAACCCGATCGCCTGCGCTCGGACTATACTGGGGATGAACGAGTTACCCGCTTTTTTTACGACGGTAAAACCTTCACCCTTGCGGATCTGGAACGGGATCTATACGTCACGAAACCGGCGCCGAATACTCTAGATGAAGCCTTAGACCAAGTAGAGCAAAGGTACGGGATCAGCATTCCCATGTCAAATCTGGCAGCGAACGATCCCTGTGCAGATCTAAAGGCCGATGTCAGGCAAATTATTTTTATCGGCAAAGACATGGTCAACCGCGAACCGATGTATCACCTGCTGCTGATCGGTAGCGATCGCGATTATCAAATCTGGGTCACACAAGATGCCACCCCCCTACTGAGGAAAGCGATTATTACCTATAAAACTCTACCCGGTTCACCCCAGTACAAGGCAATATTATCCGACTGGAATTTTAATCCCAGTATAACCGCCGATACTTTCACTTTCCAACCGGGGTCAGAGTCGATCGGTATCGAACTTCTACCCGCTAGGGATAATCAATCCCAGCCGTAA
- a CDS encoding AbrB/MazE/SpoVT family DNA-binding domain-containing protein has protein sequence MKSQIGRWGNSLAIRIPKYAVEALNLNPKDVVECSVENGKLVIELIQALPELSLEELLAEVVESPEPEVDWGRPMGEEVW, from the coding sequence ATGAAGTCGCAGATTGGACGCTGGGGTAATTCTTTAGCGATTCGGATTCCTAAGTATGCGGTGGAGGCGCTGAACCTCAATCCTAAGGACGTTGTTGAATGTTCTGTGGAAAACGGAAAGCTAGTAATTGAGCTAATTCAAGCCTTGCCTGAGTTAAGCCTAGAAGAACTACTGGCTGAGGTTGTTGAATCACCGGAGCCGGAAGTGGATTGGGGACGGCCAATGGGAGAGGAGGTTTGGTGA